From Selenihalanaerobacter shriftii, a single genomic window includes:
- a CDS encoding complex I subunit 4 family protein, with protein MLSILIFTPLIGAIISLFLPKDNNDLIKKFALGVSLIPIVILGIMLTDFNFSTGEMQFVEQLKWIPSLGVSYHLGVDGISFPLLIISAVITVMSIIASWNIDKRVKGFFAFMLLLETGLLGLFVALDYLLFYVFWEVVLVPMYFLIGIWGGKRRRYASIKFFIYTLFGSVIMLIGILALYFGSGLNTFDILTIAQQAELSATFQWWLFLAFFLGFAVKVPIFPFHTWLPDAHVQAPTGGSMLLAGVLLKMGAYGFYRISYPTFPQVAQSFALIMGVLGVINIVYGALAAMAQEDIKKMVAYSSISHMGFVLVGLAAMTPMSINGSLYVLFSHGLISPLMFFFVGSVFYERTHTRMMGELGGLYNKIPLAAGLLAFTAFANLGLPGLSGFIGEFFTFTGTWTQFPILVVIGVLGLIFTAAYHLRMMQRVLMGDISDKFNDLTDISIRELWVVIPLMLLIIWAGIYPNTLLSFYNQSVDILLASVLGGM; from the coding sequence ATGTTAAGTATATTAATATTTACTCCTTTAATTGGAGCAATCATATCTTTGTTTTTGCCCAAAGATAATAATGACTTAATTAAGAAGTTTGCTTTAGGTGTTAGTTTAATTCCGATTGTGATTTTAGGAATTATGTTGACTGATTTTAACTTTAGCACAGGAGAGATGCAATTTGTAGAGCAGTTGAAATGGATTCCAAGTCTTGGTGTGAGTTATCATTTAGGGGTTGATGGAATTAGTTTTCCATTATTAATAATTAGTGCTGTAATTACTGTGATGTCAATAATTGCATCTTGGAATATTGATAAGCGTGTTAAAGGATTCTTTGCATTTATGCTTTTATTGGAAACAGGGTTATTGGGATTGTTTGTAGCACTTGATTATTTATTATTCTATGTCTTTTGGGAAGTAGTTTTAGTGCCAATGTATTTTTTAATTGGAATTTGGGGTGGGAAACGTCGTCGTTATGCATCAATTAAGTTTTTTATATATACCTTATTTGGCAGTGTAATTATGTTAATTGGTATTTTAGCACTCTATTTTGGAAGTGGTTTAAATACTTTCGATATCTTAACTATAGCACAGCAAGCTGAACTTTCTGCTACATTCCAATGGTGGTTATTTTTAGCTTTCTTCTTAGGGTTTGCTGTAAAAGTTCCAATCTTTCCGTTTCATACGTGGTTGCCTGATGCACACGTGCAGGCACCAACTGGAGGGAGTATGTTACTAGCAGGTGTGCTGTTAAAGATGGGAGCCTATGGCTTTTATCGGATTTCCTATCCTACTTTTCCCCAAGTAGCTCAATCATTTGCCTTGATAATGGGAGTATTGGGAGTTATTAATATCGTTTATGGTGCTTTGGCAGCAATGGCTCAAGAGGATATAAAGAAGATGGTTGCTTATTCAAGTATTAGTCATATGGGGTTCGTATTAGTGGGTTTAGCAGCAATGACTCCAATGTCTATAAATGGTAGTTTATATGTACTCTTTTCCCATGGATTAATTTCACCTTTAATGTTCTTTTTTGTAGGTAGTGTTTTTTATGAAAGAACTCATACTCGGATGATGGGAGAGTTAGGTGGATTATATAATAAGATTCCATTGGCTGCAGGTTTATTAGCATTTACTGCTTTCGCTAATCTAGGATTACCAGGATTATCTGGTTTTATAGGTGAATTTTTCACATTTACAGGAACGTGGACACAGTTTCCTATTTTAGTGGTGATAGGTGTACTTGGATTAATATTTACTGCTGCTTATCATCTAAGAATGATGCAGCGAGTATTAATGGGAGATATATCTGATAAATTCAATGATTTAACTGATATTAGTATTAGGGAACTTTGGGTGGTTATTCCTTTAATGTTATTAATTATTTGGGCAGGGATCTATCCAAATACTTTACTATCATTCTATAATCAGTCAGTAGATATCCTATTAGCATCGGTATTAGGGGGGATGTAA
- a CDS encoding cell wall hydrolase gives MVKNKLKRSITYIILICLITPFLTGVLLVQPAMAADSSSYQNILKGLLMMFFLSFIVDEDDSTNDSSNSNITVPDIGNINDNLNQNNNYTRYQPRPGELETLAKAIYSEARGESYIGQVAVAAVILNRIESSKFPNSIDGVVYEKVNGAYAFSAVLDGQIDLNPNQTAYKVAKDALNGWDPTDGALYYYNPETATASWIFNNTETIKRIGNHVFARRKV, from the coding sequence ATGGTAAAAAATAAATTAAAAAGATCAATTACTTACATTATATTAATTTGCTTAATAACTCCATTTTTAACTGGAGTTTTATTAGTGCAACCAGCTATGGCAGCAGATAGTAGCAGTTATCAAAATATCTTAAAAGGATTATTAATGATGTTTTTCTTAAGTTTTATAGTTGATGAAGATGATTCTACAAATGATTCAAGTAATTCTAATATAACAGTTCCAGATATAGGGAATATAAATGATAATTTAAATCAAAATAATAATTATACTCGATATCAGCCTAGACCCGGCGAATTGGAGACTTTAGCTAAAGCTATTTATTCAGAAGCACGAGGTGAAAGCTATATTGGACAAGTTGCAGTTGCTGCTGTAATTTTAAATCGAATAGAAAGTTCTAAATTTCCAAATAGTATTGATGGAGTAGTTTATGAAAAGGTTAATGGAGCTTATGCTTTTTCAGCAGTTTTAGATGGTCAAATTGACTTAAACCCTAATCAGACTGCTTATAAAGTAGCAAAAGATGCATTAAATGGTTGGGATCCAACAGATGGTGCGTTATATTATTATAATCCTGAAACTGCTACTGCAAGTTGGATATTTAATAATACAGAAACAATTAAACGAATTGGTAATCATGTATTTGCTAGACGGAAAGTATAA
- the nuoK gene encoding NADH-quinone oxidoreductase subunit NuoK, with protein sequence MITLTHYLLLAAALFCIGLFGALAKQNAIAILMSIELMLNAININLVAFSHFVADSVGLVFAIFVIAVAAAEVTVGIAVVLAIYRQYSSVHVNDFSLLKW encoded by the coding sequence ATGATTACTTTGACTCACTATTTATTACTGGCTGCAGCTTTATTTTGTATTGGACTTTTTGGAGCTTTAGCTAAACAAAATGCTATAGCAATATTAATGTCTATTGAGTTAATGCTTAATGCTATTAATATTAATTTAGTAGCATTTTCGCATTTTGTAGCTGATTCAGTAGGTTTAGTATTTGCTATTTTTGTTATAGCAGTAGCAGCTGCAGAAGTAACAGTTGGAATAGCAGTAGTACTCGCTATATATCGTCAATATTCTTCAGTGCATGTTAATGATTTTAGTCTTTTAAAATGGTAA
- a CDS encoding NADH-quinone oxidoreductase subunit A has protein sequence MYDFNGILIFFLLGAGLPIGALIGSYILSPRKSSPQKYKTYECGIDSHGKTWVQFKICYFLYALVFLVFDVETIFLYPWAVTFQQLGMFAFVEMFVFIAILIIGFLYAWKEGALEWC, from the coding sequence ATGTATGACTTTAATGGAATTCTAATCTTCTTCTTGTTAGGAGCAGGGTTACCGATAGGTGCTTTAATTGGATCATATATTCTTTCGCCTAGAAAATCATCTCCACAAAAATATAAAACTTATGAATGTGGTATAGATTCTCACGGTAAAACTTGGGTTCAATTTAAGATTTGTTATTTCTTATATGCATTAGTATTTTTAGTTTTTGATGTAGAAACGATATTCTTATATCCATGGGCAGTTACATTTCAACAATTAGGTATGTTTGCTTTTGTTGAGATGTTTGTCTTCATCGCAATCTTAATTATAGGCTTCTTATATGCCTGGAAAGAAGGTGCATTAGAATGGTGTTAA
- a CDS encoding NADH-quinone oxidoreductase subunit N, translated as MNINILLPEIILTITMIIILLIDHIAMKGRTTRVTGVIGLLLAGGSLFFLTDNLNQTWGKSFIFDAYSLFFKALLIIVACTIILISFKYVKKKGIRAGEFYSLIISATLGMLIMVSSYSLITIYVGLELMSISAYVLTGMLQDNKESIEASLKYFLIGALTSTVLLFGISLVYGVTGTIDITQIAQVIETGQGALTMAAINPLLMMGIVFIITGFGFKVAAVPFHMWAPDTYQGAPTSITAFLIAGSEAAAFAALLRILNVGFIKLAGNWSLPVAILALLSMTLGNIGALTQTNIKRMMAYSAIAQAGYILVGVAVATQNGTFSVLYYLLVYAFMTLGSFAVIIMLSNNLNSDEISSFKGLSEKSPFFAGAMTIFFLSLIGIPPTGGFLGKFYIFRAAVGSNYLWLALIMAINSVISLPYYYGVVKNMYLESPINKVKLNIPLELKVVVGVSIVAILGLGIIPETFINMVELVVK; from the coding sequence ATGAATATCAATATATTACTTCCTGAGATAATTCTAACAATCACTATGATAATTATACTATTAATAGATCATATAGCTATGAAGGGAAGAACAACTAGGGTTACAGGGGTTATAGGACTATTATTAGCAGGTGGATCACTTTTCTTTCTTACTGATAATCTAAATCAGACTTGGGGAAAGTCATTTATATTTGATGCTTATTCGCTTTTCTTTAAGGCTTTATTAATAATAGTAGCTTGTACAATAATTCTGATTTCATTTAAATATGTTAAGAAGAAGGGGATAAGAGCTGGAGAATTCTATAGTCTTATAATTTCTGCAACTTTAGGAATGTTAATTATGGTTTCCTCTTATAGTTTAATTACAATTTATGTAGGTTTAGAATTAATGTCTATTTCTGCCTATGTGCTTACAGGGATGTTACAAGATAATAAAGAATCAATAGAAGCATCTTTAAAATACTTCTTAATTGGTGCTTTAACCTCAACTGTATTGCTCTTTGGTATTTCATTAGTATATGGGGTAACTGGTACTATAGATATTACTCAGATTGCCCAGGTGATAGAGACTGGTCAAGGAGCTTTAACTATGGCTGCTATAAATCCACTGTTAATGATGGGAATAGTTTTCATAATAACTGGATTTGGATTTAAGGTAGCAGCTGTGCCATTTCATATGTGGGCTCCCGATACTTATCAAGGTGCTCCAACATCAATAACTGCTTTTCTAATTGCCGGTTCTGAAGCAGCAGCGTTTGCAGCATTATTACGAATTTTGAATGTAGGGTTTATTAAGTTAGCAGGTAATTGGTCATTACCAGTAGCTATTTTAGCTTTATTATCTATGACTCTAGGTAATATTGGGGCGTTAACTCAGACTAATATTAAAAGAATGATGGCTTATTCAGCTATTGCTCAAGCAGGTTATATATTAGTAGGAGTTGCAGTTGCTACTCAAAACGGTACTTTTTCGGTACTATACTATCTATTAGTATATGCATTCATGACGTTAGGTAGTTTTGCAGTGATTATTATGCTAAGTAATAATTTAAATAGTGATGAGATTAGTAGTTTTAAAGGTTTAAGTGAAAAGTCACCCTTTTTTGCAGGAGCTATGACGATATTCTTCTTATCATTAATTGGAATTCCCCCAACCGGAGGGTTTTTAGGTAAGTTTTATATCTTCCGAGCTGCTGTAGGAAGTAATTATTTATGGTTAGCCTTAATTATGGCAATTAATAGTGTAATATCTTTACCTTACTATTATGGAGTAGTTAAGAATATGTATTTGGAGAGTCCTATAAATAAGGTGAAGCTTAATATACCATTAGAACTAAAAGTAGTAGTTGGGGTATCTATAGTTGCCATTTTAGGATTAGGGATTATACCAGAGACTTTTATTAATATGGTTGAATTAGTAGTTAAATAA
- the nuoL gene encoding NADH-quinone oxidoreductase subunit L: MVDYAWLIPLLPFLSWLIIILFGRFFKSKVDKVGIGTLFLSFLMSIGVLIDIIKGATVSKSLIWAVHGTTKITMGYSVDAFTSIMFIVVTFVSLMVHIYSQGYMEGDSRYKRFYAVLSLFTASMLGLVIADNLLFLFICWELVGLCSYLLIGHWFEDIENVLAANKAFLTTRIGDIGMLLGVIMIFAMGKTFDFTALTKLVEHGELAGVGLTIATLLLFFGAMGKSAQFPLHVWLPDAMAGPTPVSALIHAATMVIAGVYMIARMFLVFAGAQTTLTVIAFVGGFTAIFAASIALVEDDIKGVLAYSTISQLGYMVMALGVGAYTAGIFHLMTHAFFKALLFLASGSVIHAVHTQNIHKMGGLLSKMKITGWTWIIGSAALAGLPPFSGFWSKDEILLGAYHSDYPILFWIGVIAALFTSFYITRATILTFFGDPRDHEAYDHAHESPASMTIPLILLAILAFGSGFINSPLTNMAFGKFIALEHGHHLDPSSFVQMTAISATLLGIFFSWLIYGIGLISRKKIIKALYPIWKILKNKYYIDEVYNLIIVQGGLAFSKLIGWIDKYIIDGIVNLVGKVGVVWGEIIGSFDDKAVDGMVNGIGNSFLIGSRIIRNLQTGYLQSYALTLFFSVLIGLIIIVIGG; the protein is encoded by the coding sequence ATGGTAGATTATGCCTGGTTAATTCCATTATTGCCTTTTCTTTCATGGTTAATAATAATTTTATTTGGGCGTTTTTTTAAAAGTAAAGTTGATAAGGTTGGTATTGGCACTCTATTTCTTTCATTTTTAATGTCAATTGGAGTTTTGATAGACATAATTAAAGGAGCTACAGTTTCAAAGAGTCTTATTTGGGCAGTTCATGGTACAACTAAAATCACTATGGGTTATAGTGTAGATGCTTTCACTTCCATTATGTTTATAGTAGTTACTTTTGTAAGTCTAATGGTTCACATTTATTCTCAAGGCTATATGGAAGGGGATAGTAGATATAAACGATTTTATGCAGTATTATCTTTATTTACAGCGTCTATGTTAGGATTAGTTATAGCTGATAATCTTTTATTTCTTTTCATTTGTTGGGAATTAGTAGGATTATGTTCTTATCTCTTGATTGGCCACTGGTTTGAGGATATAGAGAATGTTTTAGCAGCTAACAAAGCATTTTTAACGACTCGAATCGGTGATATTGGAATGCTATTAGGAGTAATTATGATTTTTGCTATGGGTAAGACATTTGATTTTACAGCATTAACTAAGCTTGTTGAGCATGGAGAACTAGCAGGTGTTGGATTAACGATAGCAACTTTATTACTCTTTTTTGGAGCGATGGGTAAGTCAGCTCAATTTCCGTTACATGTTTGGTTACCTGATGCTATGGCAGGTCCTACTCCAGTTAGTGCATTAATTCACGCGGCTACTATGGTAATAGCTGGTGTTTATATGATAGCTAGAATGTTTTTAGTTTTTGCTGGAGCACAGACTACTTTAACAGTTATTGCTTTTGTTGGAGGATTTACAGCTATATTCGCAGCCAGTATAGCATTAGTTGAAGATGATATTAAAGGGGTACTGGCTTATTCTACTATTAGTCAATTAGGATATATGGTTATGGCCTTAGGAGTTGGAGCATATACGGCTGGTATATTTCATTTAATGACTCATGCCTTCTTTAAGGCATTATTATTTTTAGCCTCAGGAAGTGTAATACATGCAGTTCATACTCAGAATATACATAAAATGGGAGGTTTGCTTAGCAAGATGAAGATTACAGGTTGGACTTGGATTATAGGTTCAGCAGCATTAGCTGGCTTACCACCATTTAGTGGATTTTGGAGTAAAGATGAGATACTATTAGGAGCTTATCATTCTGATTATCCAATTCTTTTCTGGATTGGAGTAATTGCAGCACTATTTACATCATTCTATATTACTAGAGCTACTATACTTACTTTCTTTGGTGATCCAAGAGATCATGAAGCTTATGATCATGCACATGAATCACCAGCATCAATGACTATTCCTTTAATTCTATTAGCAATATTAGCATTTGGGTCAGGTTTTATAAATTCACCGCTAACTAATATGGCTTTCGGTAAATTTATAGCTTTAGAACATGGTCATCATCTAGACCCAAGTAGTTTTGTGCAGATGACAGCTATTTCAGCAACATTATTAGGAATCTTCTTTAGTTGGTTAATTTATGGAATTGGCCTTATCTCAAGGAAGAAAATCATTAAAGCTTTATATCCAATTTGGAAGATACTAAAGAATAAATATTATATCGATGAAGTATATAATCTTATAATTGTACAAGGAGGCCTGGCTTTTTCAAAGCTTATTGGTTGGATCGATAAATATATAATAGATGGGATAGTAAATTTAGTCGGTAAAGTTGGAGTCGTCTGGGGTGAGATTATAGGAAGTTTTGATGATAAGGCGGTAGATGGCATGGTTAATGGAATTGGAAATAGTTTTTTAATAGGGAGTCGAATAATAAGGAATCTACAGACTGGTTATTTACAGTCATATGCTTTAACTTTATTTTTTTCCGTATTAATTGGGTTAATCATTATAGTGATAGGAGGATAA
- a CDS encoding metal-dependent hydrolase: MTYHTHFAFSILFAFTVIKNLNSFQLHNYFDFEFLLILYKSSPVNLYCAAALGAILPDIDHVNSRIGNKLKPISWIIKLFGIKHRGLTHSILGVFLFSILLEKLLLINWIDKIWYYSLLIGYISHLIADMFNPLGIPILYPNEYRFKFGINITTGSWKENTFFSITILILFIIFIIELGYYNISFSILN, from the coding sequence ATGACTTACCATACCCATTTCGCTTTTTCAATCTTATTTGCTTTTACTGTTATTAAAAATCTAAATAGTTTTCAATTACATAATTACTTTGATTTTGAATTTTTATTAATTCTATATAAATCTAGCCCAGTTAATCTATATTGTGCAGCAGCTTTAGGGGCTATTCTACCTGATATAGATCATGTTAACAGTAGAATTGGTAATAAACTAAAACCGATTAGTTGGATTATTAAATTATTCGGTATTAAACATCGAGGATTAACCCACAGCATATTAGGAGTTTTCTTATTTTCAATCCTACTTGAAAAATTACTTCTAATTAATTGGATAGATAAAATTTGGTATTATAGCCTCTTAATTGGATACATTAGCCATTTAATTGCTGATATGTTTAATCCACTAGGAATACCAATTTTATACCCCAATGAATACCGCTTTAAATTTGGAATTAATATAACAACAGGTAGTTGGAAAGAAAACACTTTCTTTTCAATTACTATATTAATCCTGTTTATCATATTTATTATTGAACTTGGATACTATAATATCTCATTTTCGATTCTTAACTAA